In Altererythrobacter aquiaggeris, the genomic stretch GCATAGCTCTGGTCCAGATCGGCAGCGGCGATCGTGATGTCCTGCGCCCTGGCCTCCTGGATCTGCAACGTTTCGTCGATCAGATTATCCAGAACCTGCAACCGCAGCCGCTTCATTTCCTCGGGACCGACTTCGTTATCGCTGGCGGCCACAATCAGCGCAACGCGCTGGTCAACATCGGTACCGGTGATGATTTGTCCGTTAACCACAGCGGTTGCCTTGCGGTTGTAGGGATCGCTGGATCCCAACAGCTTCACATCCGCAGGAATGTCGAGCGTGGTCTGACCCGAGCTAATCCCCTGCGAATTGGCCGGGACCGCTGAAATTGCGGCCAAAGCGGAAGCACTTGCCGCGATAAACAGCGCGCGTTTGGAAATGGAAGCCTTCAACATATCGAACCCGATCACACGAAAAATCCTGATTGCAGCGCAGCTTAGGCGCCAGAGTAACGTTGCGGACCAATTGCACCGCGGCGGCTGAACCTTGGCTGAGCGTTCGCGCGGATAGCGTATGTCCGGCCCGCTGCCAATCGGTTGCTGCGTATCGGGGCAAGCATTCGCTGTCTATCTGACGCCCAGATTGTTCAGCGCGAAGAATATCTGGAACGTGTTGCCGCGCCTTGCATCGCCCAGTTCAGCGTAATCGCGCCGCCAGGTCAGACCCATTTCGAGGCAGTCGTCATTATAAGCCACGCCCAGCCGCGTGCGCAGCGGTTCGAATCCGTCGGATGTGAAGGAGGGATCTTCCTCGCGGTCGGTCAGATTGACGATGGCGGAACCGAAGACCGAGAAAAAGCGTGCAAATTTGACCCGTCCCGCGGCGCGCAATTCTTCGCGGTCCTGCAAATCCTCGAAATTGTCGATATCACGGTTGAGCCGCAGATAACCCAGTTCGAGATAGGTTTTTCTGGATCCGACAGTCAGATCGAATTCGTTCCGGCGGACTGCCAGATTGTCCTTGTCCAGCCGGAACCTGTGCGTCAGCGAGACGAAGTCGTTGTAACGCACTTCTGTCCGGCCGACAAAATCCGAAACCCGGTCGGACAATCCCGTCCCGTCGGGCAGCAATTCACGCACGTCGTTCAGGCGGTACGATTGCCCCACAGTTGTTTTTATCCGCAATCCGGGCCGGGTCAGCTGCCAGTCCAGCCCGTAGGTAAGGCGCACACCGTCCTCGACCCGGTCATAGCCGGGAAACCGGTTGAGTGCGAAAAGGTTGCTATCCTCCAGATCGACCGCGCGCGCATCCTCGTTGGGGATTGCCAGATTTTTGATCTGCGGCGAGGCGATCAGTTGCAGGCGCGGCGTGAACACCTGGGTTCCGCCAAATGCCTCACCCACAAATGGCCATTTCACGTCGATCGCGCCAAGCCCGATCAGCCGGTGTTCCCAGCCTTCGTTACCGGCATAAATCGCGGTTTGCGTTCTGGCATTGTCGTTGGAATGATAGACATCGCCGCGCGCGAGAGCGGTAAAGGTAACTTCCTGCCCCCCGCTCGTAAGCCGGCGCATATCCCAGCGTGCGCCGGCAAAGGCGCGCTGCGTATCCTGCCCTTCGGGACGAACGATGTTGAGCGAATTGGCCTGCAATTCCACTCTGCCGCCAAGCAATGGATCGGACAGACGGCGGCGATAATCGATCAGCGGCAGCGCAATGGGTTCGGATGATTGCGGATCGCCGGCACGCAATGTCTGCGTCGCCCAACCGGCAATCGAAAGATAGGATTGATCGTCGATCCGTTCCAGATCGATCATATTGCGCAGCCGGTCATCGCGGCTGATATCGTAGCGGCGCAGGAAGGTCCGGTCGCTGGCGAAACGCGCCGAAGTTGTCAGGCTCCATTCGGGGTTGAACTGGAACTTGCTGTTGACGCCCAGATAGCCGCGAAACTCGGCGTTGCCTTCTTCAAGCCCGGAAATTTGCGAGCGGGTCTGGCTGCGCGTCGCATAGCCGGTGATTTGCAGGGCACCATTGTCGCTCAGTTCACGGTAGGTACCCTCCAGCAGAGGGGCGGTATCGGTAAATATCCGCGCGCCCAGTTCCAGATCGCGGTTATCGGCCAGCTTGAAATAATATCCGCCGTTGATTTCCACGCCGTTGGATTCGGAAATCCTCAGTCCGGGAACCGTCAGGCCGGACACGGCGCGCCCGTCGGTGCGAACCGACAGACCGGGCAGCGGGAGCAGGCGCGCTCCGAAAATCTCCAGATAAGCGCCGGTGAAGCGGATCCTGTTCGAATCGGGGTCGTAATTGACGCGGTCAGCAGTGATTCGCCAGCTTGGCGCTTTGGCGCAGCCGTTCTTGTCCTGCACAGCGCAGGCGGAATAGGCTGCGTCCGTCAACTGGACGCTGCCATCCTGATCGCGGATGCCGGACCTTGCGGCCAGTCTGCCGCCCTCACGCATGGCAAGCAGCAGATCCTGCATTGCGCCTGCTTTCAGCTCGTCGGTCAGCTCGAGGCTTTCGGTAAACAGCTGATTGCCGTCCTGATCGACAAACCGGACATTACCCGTCGCCATGATGACACCGCTCTGGCGGTCCCAGCGCACGGTATTGGCGCGTACCGATTGATCCCCGCGCTGCAAGATAACATCGCCCGAAGCGGTCACTACATCACGCTCCGAATCGAACGCCAGCTCGTCGGCTTCGAAAGCGATCGTGCGGCCATCGGTAGTGGTCAGTTCCGCGCCGGGAATTGCCGGTGCGGCGCGCAGTTCGTCAGGCACAGAGGGCGCAGCGCCGTCTTGCGCAGACAGGGATTGCGGCAAAGCCAGAATTCCCAATGCCATTAAGGCACTGGCCGACAAAGTGCCTCGCAAGCGGTGTCCGGGGGCTTGCAACATATACTGCGGGGCGGGGAGCATGGCTTGCCTATCGCACCGCGCGCACCTAACTGCAATGCCACGAACAACATGGCGGCAAACAAGCATCGCAGTGCGGCCACATATGAACCCGAAACGGAGTTTTCATGCAGATCGATTTTTCCGACACCGTCCCTGCCGATATCACCTTGGTTGCACGCCCCGTCTGGAAGGATTCGCTGCCCGACATGCCGCAATATCTGGCAGATGGCGCGAAGGCCAGCCGGTTCGACGGCAAGCCCGGACAGGTGTTCGAATATTGGGATAATTCCGATGGCAAAAGCCGCCGCAATGCGCTGGTTGGCGTGGGAACCCGCGATTCGGCCGACCTTACGGCCAATCTGGAAAAGGCGGGTGCGGCACTGACCACCAGGTTTCTGACTTCGGGCGAAACGGCATTGGCGATCGATCTGGGCGGCAGCGGGCTGACCGCCGAAAATGCTGCTGCTTTGCTGCTTGGCGCGCGTCTGCGCGGATGGCGGATGGACCAGTACCGGACCACGCAAAAGGTCGAACAGAAGAAAACGCTGACCAGCTTCACGGTTGTCGGTGCGCCCGGCGGCACGGATGCAAGCTGGGCTGATGCTGCCGCGGTTGCGGCGGGCGTCGAATTTACCCGCGAACTTGTCACCGAACCGGCCAATGTCATCTATCCGGCCAGTTTCGTCGAACGCTGCCAGCAGCGGATGGACGGGATGGGTGTCGAATTCGTGATCCTCGAGGAAGCCGAGATGGAGCAGCTTGGCATGGGCGCATTGCTCGGTGTGGGACAAGGCTCGCGCAAGGATTCCAAAATTCTCGCGATGCGCTGGAAGGGCGTGACATCCGCCGCCAAGCCAACCGCATTTGTCGGCAAGGGTGTGACCTTCGATACTGGCGGGATTTCGATCAAGCCGGGCCCGGGCATGGAAGACATGAAATTCGACATGGGCGGTGCGGCGGCAGTGGCGGGCACGATGCTCGCGCTGGCCGGCCGCAAGGCCAGGGCCGATATTATAGGCGTGGTAGGCCTGGTCGAAAATATGCCTGACGGTAATGCCCAGCGCCCCGGCGATGTGGTCAAATCCATGGACGGCCAGACCATCGAAGTCATCAATACCGACGCTGAAGGGCGGCTGGTGCTTTGCGATGCCCTGTGCTGGACGCAAAAGACCTATGAACCGGCTGCGGTGATCGATCTGGCGACACTGACCGGCGCGATCATCATTTCGCTGGGCCATGAACATGCGGGCTGTTTTTCAAACGATGATGATTTGTCCGAAAAACTGACTGCGGCGGGCAAGGCGACCGGCGACAAGCTGTGGCGGATGCCGATCGGTCCTGCTTATGACAAACTGATCGACAGCCCGATTGCCGATATCCGCAATGTCGGACCGCGCGGCGCGGGGTCGATCACTGCTGCGCAGTTCCTGCACCGCTTTATCAAAAAGGGAACACCCTGGGCGCATCTCGATATTGCCGGAACCGTATGGACCGATAAACCGGGGGCGACGTGGGACAAGGGCGCATCGGGCTTCGGCGTGCGTTTGCTCGACCGTTATGTTCGCGACGTGCTCGAAAGTTGACCCGAAACAATGGGCCGGATGCGGCAAAAGGCAGATCTTCCTTCGAAGGACTGTGCCGCATGCGGCCTGCCTTTCAACTGGCGCAGGAAATGGGCGCGCGATTGGGATAGCGTCAAATTCTGTTCGGAGCGGTGCAGACGTAACAAAAGCGCGGGAGGTAAGCCGGAATGAAAGTCGATTTCTGGCAGCTCAGCCGTGATCCTGCGGAACAGGTCGCGGTGATGATCGCGCGAAAAGTCCGTGCATCAGGCGAGCGGCTGCTGGTCGTTGCGAAAGACAGCGACCAGTTGGACCGGATCGGAAAACTGCTTTGGGAAACCGCGCCTGGGGAATTTCTCGCCAATGGCCGCGCCGATGCGGCAGGCGCGCAGCACCAACCGATCCTGCTGGCGCCGGATTGCACCAACATCAACCATGCCTCGCACGTCGTGTTTGCCGATGGCGAATGGCGCAGCGGCGCTGCGGAGTTCGACCGCAGTTTCCTGCTGTTTGGCGAGGATAGGCTCGAAGATGCCCGCGCCACATGGCGCTCGCTTGACGGGGCGGAGGGATTGGAGCGCAGCTTCATGCGTCAGGATGACGGCAAATGGGTAAAGGTTGCATGACGCGGCAAGCGCATTGGCTTGCCCAACCTGCCGTTCCAAGCTAGGGGCGCGCCCGACATATTCTGTTTCAAGACATCCAAGGAAAATACCATGGCGGCTACCCGCACTTTTTCGATTATCAAACCCGACGTTACCAGGCGCAACCTGACCGGCAAAGTCACCCAGATGCTGGAAGATGCCGGCCTGCGCGTCGTGGCGTCAAAGCGGATCCAGATGAGCCGTGAACAGGCCGAAGGCTTTTACGCGGTTCACAAGGAACGCCCTTTCTTCGGCGAACTGGTTGATTTCATGATCAGCGGTCCGGTCGTCGTCCAGGTGCTCGAAGGCGAAAACGCGATGCAGCGCAACCGCGACATCATGGGCGCCACCAACCCTGCCGACGCAGCACCCGGCACGATCCGCAAGGAAGTGGCCGAAAGCATCGAAGCCAATTCGGTCCACGGCAGCGACAGCGATGAAAACGCCGCCATCGAAATCGCTTATTTCTTCAACGATGATGAAATCGTCGGCTAACCGGGTTCGCCCGGATCAGATAAATCGGGCCGCAAGCGATTGCGGCCCTTTTTGTGTCTGGAGGCCTTCGCACTAGCCCGTGTCGGTCTGGTCGAATCCGGCCATTTGCCGTGCATGGTCGGCATGATCCATGCGCGCGGCACGTTCCTGTTCAGCCTGCATTGCGCGCATTGCCGGGTTTGTAAGCGGCAGGTCCAGCGCGGCATATACCTTGCCGATTTCGCCCTCCCAGTCTTCGCTCAACCGGCCGAATTCCACTTCGGCAACCGGACCGCCGAACCGCGCCAAAGCAGCCTCGGTTCTGGCGTCACGCAGCGCGGCCTTTCGCTCCCACTCGCGAGTGATATCGGCCAGATCCACATGATCCGACTGCATCGTCATCTGGTTGGCGACCAGCGATGCTGCGCTGCGGACCGTTTCATCGGCGGCGCGGCGCGAAACAACCACGCGGGCATCGGGAAACCGGCCGAGCAGCGCGCCGAGATCTTCCGCAAACTGGGGGACTTTCATAACCCGCGGTTGGTGGGCGTTGCCGTGATGTGCGGCATCGGTCGCCAGAATACGGGCAAATTCGCGGTATATCGGGGCTGCATCGCGCGCTTCGCTGAATGTAACGTAGGACGGGATATGCCACTGCGCTTCATAGGCACTATGATCGAGCGCAGATGCCAGCCAGCCCAATTCCTCGTCCGCACGCGCCGCGCCAAACGGGTGAAGCGCATCGATCCACGGATCAAGCTTGCGCGCCCAGAACAGCGCCAGTCCCGCCCAGACCGGCCGCATGTCAAATGTCTGCGGCACCGGATGCCAACTGTCGCAAAACCGCGTGGCGCAATGGGCCGGATCTGCCGCCAGCAAACGGTGCAGCCGGGTCGTGCCTGACCGCATCTGACCCACCACTAGGATCGGCGGGGCCAGCTTTGTCTGCGCGATTTCGCGCTGCCGATCCCATAAGGATCCAAGCTGTAACCGGTGCCGGATGGCGCGGGTGAGCTGCCCGTGCGCCATGGCGCGGCCCAGCGGATTAAGCCGGGCTTCGTTTTCCAGAGCGGCGCATATCTGCTCGAGCCGCAGCGAAAAATCGGCATCGTCTTCCGCGCTGCGGCACCCTTGTTCGCCCGATGTGTCGCCGGCGCTTTTCATGACATGGTCCCGCAATGCTTCGGGAGTAAGCACGAGGCGGTCCAGCACGCCCTTGTCCCATGCGCGGCTGAGCCAGCGATTGATCTTTTCGACCAGCGGCGCGCGCGCGAGCGGATGGGGGCGGGGTGGTACGGGCATCCTCGCCTTACCCGCTAAACCGGACAGAACGTGCCGCGCGCCGTGTCAAAACGCGTCCGCAGCATTGCGCAGATTTGCCAGACGTCTGGGGGCGACCGATTGCCAGCTGCGTTCAAGCCATTCCTGGACGTGGCGCCAATCGCAATCGGCCCGGTCCAGCCTGATCCCCGCCCATCCGGCAGCGCCGTAATAGGCCGGTTTGTAATAGGTTTCGGGATCGCGTTCGACCAGCGCTGCCAGTTCGTCAGGGCCGTCGGTTTTTACCAGTAAGGCGATCGTATTTTCGCCGTGGTGGCGATCGCTGAAATGGGCAAAATATTTGCCCGACTTGCCGCCGCTTCGCCAGCCCGGCGCACCGTGCGATTCGCGTTCTTCCGCCTCGGGCATCGCCAGTGCCAAAGCGCGCACCCGCCCGAGCAGCCATTCCGCATTGTAAGGTCGCCCGGCATATTCATTCAGCACGCGCGGGTAGAGCTGGTGTTCGGCGATTTTCACGCGCGCGGCGAGCGAGCCCGCCGTATCATCCGCCATAATCACCACTTCGGCCTGTCCCAGAACTTCTCCGGCATCCAGTTCTCCGGTCACTAGATGCACCGATGCACCGCCGTGGCTGTCGCCCGCTTCGATGGCACGCCGGTGCGTTTCCAGCCCGCGATATCTGGGCAGCAATGACGGATGAATGTTCAGCATCCGGCCCTCCCACTCGCGGACAAAATCACCGCCCAGCACGCGCATATATCCCGCCAGCGCGATATGCGTGGCGCCCGATTTGCGGATGGCGGCGTTCATGGCGGCATCATGGCCGGACCTGTCCATGCCTTTGTGCGACAAGGCGAAAGTCGCCGTGCCTTCGGCCTTTGCGAGGGCGATTGCGCCCGCAGAAGGATCATTGCTGGCGACCAGCACTATTTCGTACATCGCACCGGGTTGCCGGCTGGCATAGAGCAGGGCAGCCATGTTGGTCCCGGCTCCCGAAACCATCACCGCAACCCTTGCACGCTCAGCCAAGATGCGTGGCTTTCCAGTCGGATTTGGCCGACCAAGTGCCTGATGAACCGGTTACGGTGCAGCCCTTGTCGCCGGCTTCGATTGTGCCAATCGGCATTGCCGTTTCGCCGCTTCGCGCCAGCATGGCGGTCAGTTCGGCAACGTTGTCGGGGTGCACCGCGAGCACCATGCCGACACCGCAATTGAAGGTCCGCGACATTTCTTCCGGCTCGATATTTCCCTGTCCTTGCAGAAACGCCATAAGTCGCGGCTGCTCCCACTTGTCGGCCTCCACTACCGCGTGGGCACCGGCAGGAAGGATGCGCGGGATATTCTCCAGCAAGCCCCCGCCTGTAATATGCGCCAGCGCATCGACCAGACCGGCGCGGATCGCGGGCAGTAGCAGCTTTACATAAATGCGAGTCGGTTCGATGAGATGGTCGATCAGCAGTTTGTCGGCATCGAACAGCGCGGGACGGCCGAGCCGCCAGCCTTTGTCGTCTGCCAATCGTCTGACCAGCGAATATCCGTTGGAATGCACCCCCGAGCTGGCCAGACCCAGCAGGACATGGCCCGGCGCAACCTTGTCGCCGGTCAATTGCTCGCCGCGTTCGACAGCACCCACGCAAAATCCGGCGAGGTCATAATCGCCCTCACTATACATGCCCGGCATCTCGGCCGTTTCCCCGCCGATCAGCGCGCAGCCCGATTGCAGACAGCCATCGGCAATCCCCGCGACAACCCGCTCGGCCACGCCGTTATCCAGTGCGCCAGTTGCGAAATAGTCCAGAAAAAACAGCGGTTCGGCGCCCTGAACGATCAAATCGTTGACGCACATCGCCACCAGATCGATGCCGACCGTGTCATGCCGGTCATGTTCGATCGCCAGTTTCAGTTTGGTGCCAACCCCGTCGTTCGCGGCCACCAGCAGCGGATCCTTGTAGCCCGCAGCCCTGGGATCGAAAAAGCCGCCAAAGCCGCCCAGTTCCGAAGTTGCACCGGGCCGCGCGGTCGATTTGGCAAGCGGCCCGATCGCTTTTACCAATGCGTTGCCGGCTGCTATCGACACTCCTGCACTCTCGTAAGTGTAGCGTTCGGGCGGAGGATTATTTGAACTCATCTGCCGCTCTTACGCTTTCGCGCTTGGAATTCCACGCTCCTTTGGGCAAAAGGCGGAGCGTTTTCCCCATGACGATGACATTTCACCCCGCCACGCATCCGATGCGCCGCCACATTCCGGCTTTGCTGGTCGCAATTTTGCTGGCCGTGGGCGCCGTGTTTGCGTGGCAATCGCTGGTGGCACAAGTCGCCGGAGAGCGCGGAATCGCGCCGCTCGCTATCACTGCCGATATCGAGGTTGGCGGAATCGAAGTGGATGCCGGCGGGAAAAACTCGGAAGACGCGCGGCAAACCGGCTGGATGGAAGCGCAGCGGGCCGGCTGGAAGAAACTGGGCGGCCCCGAAATCAGTGATAGCCAACTCGAATCGATGGTTTCGGCCATTGTCATAGAAAAAGAACGGATCGGGCCGCGCCGCTATATCGCCACGCTGGGAGTCGTTTTCGACAGCAAGCGGGCAGGGCGTATGCTGGGTACGTCGGGCCGGCGCGAACGGTCCGCCCCGATGTTGCTGCTGCCGGTATTCGAAGCGGGCGGCGCATCGACCATGTTCGAGACGCGCAACCCGTGGCAGAAGGTGTGGGCGGAATATCAGGCGGGCGGCAGTTCCATCGATTACGTCCGTCCTTCGGGTTCGGGCGGCGAATCGCTGCTGCTGACAGCGGGGCAGGTCGGCAGACGCAGCCGGACATGGTGGCGCAACATTCTCGAACAGTTCGATGCGGCCGACGTGCTGATCCCCGTTGCCCATCTCGAACGGCAGTGGCCCGGCGGACCGGTCAAGGGAACTTTCACGGCGCGATATGGGCCTGATAACCGCTATCTCGACAGCTTTACCTTGCAAGCGGCCAACGAAGAAGCGCTGCCAGCCATGCTGGTGAAGGCGCGCGGAATGTTTGACGGTATTTTTGCCGAAGCGCTGGCAGAAGGCGTGCTCAAGCCTGACCCGACGCTCAATCAGGTATCCATCGGCGCTGATCCGGCCATTGCGCGGCTGATCGAACTTGGCCGCCAGATCCAGCGTCAGGACAATGCCGGTACCGCGAGGACCCGCACCAGCGATAGCGTGGTAACGCCCGGCAGCGAAACACCTGCGCCCACCCCGACACCGACCGCATCCGCCGTGAGCGCATATGTGGTGCAGTTTGCGACACCTGACGCGGCCGCCGTCGATGCCAATCTTGCCGGGGTGCGGGGCACGCCGGGTGTGCGCGGCGCCGCCACCAGTTCGATTGCAATTGGCGGCACATCGGTGATGCGGGTAAGCTATTCCGGGACGTTACCGGAACTGGCCGCGGCGCTGCGCGCGCGCGGATTTGCAGTGAATGAAGGCACTACCGGCCTCGGCATAAGTCGCTGATTATGGGCCAGATCGCCCTGCCGCTGGCCAAGGGAGACGCACATCCCGAAAGTATCGTGGTGGGTTCCGCCAATCAGGCTGCAGTAGAGGCTTTGGCACAGCCTGATGGCTGGCCTTACCGGACCGCAATCCTTACCGGACCGTCCCGTTCGGGCAAATCGTTGCTGGCGCGGTGGTTTGCGGCAAATGGCGGCGATGTGATCGACGATGCCGACCATCTGGCGGAAGATGTTCTGTTCCATCGCTGGAACCGCACGCAGCAGGACGGTGTGCCGCTGCTGCTGACCACGCGTGACGAGAGCTGGCAAGTTGCGCTGCCGGACCTGCGTTCGCGGCTGGGGGCTGCGTTACACCTGTCGATCAGCGTGCCGGATGACGAGATGGTGGGCGCGCTGATCGAAGCGCATGCTGCCCACCGCGGGCTGGCGCTGGGTGATGGTGCCCGCGCCTATCTCACTCCCAGGGCGGAACGCGGTTTTTCCGCAATCGAATCGCTGGTGGCGGCGATCGACCGGATCAGCCTTGAACGCAAAGTGCCCGCCACGATGTCTGTCTGGCGTGACGCATTGGAAGCGGTGCAAGGCCCGGCCCAACCAAAACTACTGTGACCGCGGCTTGCCTTGCCGGCCATTTGGTGAAAGAATCGCTCTATGTTTAGCCGTTTGACAACTTATCTGGACTCGATCCAGGCGCGCGATCCGGCCCCGCGGTCCCGCGCGGAAATCATGCTGTATCCGGGCGTGTGGGCCATGGGTCTGCACCGCTTCGCGCATTGGCTGTTTGGCGGCAGGCTGTATTTCCTTGCCCGGCTGGTCAACCATTTCAGCCGGTTTCTGACCGGGATCGATATTCATCCCGGCGCGAAGATCGGCCGCCGCCTGTTTATCGACCACGGTTTTACCGTGATCGGCGAAACTGCCGAAATCGGTAATGATGTAACGATTTACCAGTGTGTGACGCTGGGCGGGACCAACCCGACCAACGGTGTCCCCGGCAAGCGGCATCCGACTTTGAATGATGGTGTGATTGTCGGTTCGGGCGCGCAAATACTGGGGCCGATAACGGTCGGGGAACGGGCGCGTATCGGCGCAAATGCCGTGGTGACGGACGATGTG encodes the following:
- a CDS encoding leucyl aminopeptidase, whose amino-acid sequence is MQIDFSDTVPADITLVARPVWKDSLPDMPQYLADGAKASRFDGKPGQVFEYWDNSDGKSRRNALVGVGTRDSADLTANLEKAGAALTTRFLTSGETALAIDLGGSGLTAENAAALLLGARLRGWRMDQYRTTQKVEQKKTLTSFTVVGAPGGTDASWADAAAVAAGVEFTRELVTEPANVIYPASFVERCQQRMDGMGVEFVILEEAEMEQLGMGALLGVGQGSRKDSKILAMRWKGVTSAAKPTAFVGKGVTFDTGGISIKPGPGMEDMKFDMGGAAAVAGTMLALAGRKARADIIGVVGLVENMPDGNAQRPGDVVKSMDGQTIEVINTDAEGRLVLCDALCWTQKTYEPAAVIDLATLTGAIIISLGHEHAGCFSNDDDLSEKLTAAGKATGDKLWRMPIGPAYDKLIDSPIADIRNVGPRGAGSITAAQFLHRFIKKGTPWAHLDIAGTVWTDKPGATWDKGASGFGVRLLDRYVRDVLES
- a CDS encoding DUF2256 domain-containing protein, yielding MGRMRQKADLPSKDCAACGLPFNWRRKWARDWDSVKFCSERCRRNKSAGGKPE
- a CDS encoding heavy-metal-associated domain-containing protein — protein: MTMTFHPATHPMRRHIPALLVAILLAVGAVFAWQSLVAQVAGERGIAPLAITADIEVGGIEVDAGGKNSEDARQTGWMEAQRAGWKKLGGPEISDSQLESMVSAIVIEKERIGPRRYIATLGVVFDSKRAGRMLGTSGRRERSAPMLLLPVFEAGGASTMFETRNPWQKVWAEYQAGGSSIDYVRPSGSGGESLLLTAGQVGRRSRTWWRNILEQFDAADVLIPVAHLERQWPGGPVKGTFTARYGPDNRYLDSFTLQAANEEALPAMLVKARGMFDGIFAEALAEGVLKPDPTLNQVSIGADPAIARLIELGRQIQRQDNAGTARTRTSDSVVTPGSETPAPTPTPTASAVSAYVVQFATPDAAAVDANLAGVRGTPGVRGAATSSIAIGGTSVMRVSYSGTLPELAAALRARGFAVNEGTTGLGISR
- a CDS encoding sulfotransferase, with amino-acid sequence MPVPPRPHPLARAPLVEKINRWLSRAWDKGVLDRLVLTPEALRDHVMKSAGDTSGEQGCRSAEDDADFSLRLEQICAALENEARLNPLGRAMAHGQLTRAIRHRLQLGSLWDRQREIAQTKLAPPILVVGQMRSGTTRLHRLLAADPAHCATRFCDSWHPVPQTFDMRPVWAGLALFWARKLDPWIDALHPFGAARADEELGWLASALDHSAYEAQWHIPSYVTFSEARDAAPIYREFARILATDAAHHGNAHQPRVMKVPQFAEDLGALLGRFPDARVVVSRRAADETVRSAASLVANQMTMQSDHVDLADITREWERKAALRDARTEAALARFGGPVAEVEFGRLSEDWEGEIGKVYAALDLPLTNPAMRAMQAEQERAARMDHADHARQMAGFDQTDTG
- the purM gene encoding phosphoribosylformylglycinamidine cyclo-ligase, which produces MSSNNPPPERYTYESAGVSIAAGNALVKAIGPLAKSTARPGATSELGGFGGFFDPRAAGYKDPLLVAANDGVGTKLKLAIEHDRHDTVGIDLVAMCVNDLIVQGAEPLFFLDYFATGALDNGVAERVVAGIADGCLQSGCALIGGETAEMPGMYSEGDYDLAGFCVGAVERGEQLTGDKVAPGHVLLGLASSGVHSNGYSLVRRLADDKGWRLGRPALFDADKLLIDHLIEPTRIYVKLLLPAIRAGLVDALAHITGGGLLENIPRILPAGAHAVVEADKWEQPRLMAFLQGQGNIEPEEMSRTFNCGVGMVLAVHPDNVAELTAMLARSGETAMPIGTIEAGDKGCTVTGSSGTWSAKSDWKATHLG
- the purN gene encoding phosphoribosylglycinamide formyltransferase gives rise to the protein MAERARVAVMVSGAGTNMAALLYASRQPGAMYEIVLVASNDPSAGAIALAKAEGTATFALSHKGMDRSGHDAAMNAAIRKSGATHIALAGYMRVLGGDFVREWEGRMLNIHPSLLPRYRGLETHRRAIEAGDSHGGASVHLVTGELDAGEVLGQAEVVIMADDTAGSLAARVKIAEHQLYPRVLNEYAGRPYNAEWLLGRVRALALAMPEAEERESHGAPGWRSGGKSGKYFAHFSDRHHGENTIALLVKTDGPDELAALVERDPETYYKPAYYGAAGWAGIRLDRADCDWRHVQEWLERSWQSVAPRRLANLRNAADAF
- a CDS encoding LPS-assembly protein LptD; the encoded protein is MLPAPQYMLQAPGHRLRGTLSASALMALGILALPQSLSAQDGAAPSVPDELRAAPAIPGAELTTTDGRTIAFEADELAFDSERDVVTASGDVILQRGDQSVRANTVRWDRQSGVIMATGNVRFVDQDGNQLFTESLELTDELKAGAMQDLLLAMREGGRLAARSGIRDQDGSVQLTDAAYSACAVQDKNGCAKAPSWRITADRVNYDPDSNRIRFTGAYLEIFGARLLPLPGLSVRTDGRAVSGLTVPGLRISESNGVEINGGYYFKLADNRDLELGARIFTDTAPLLEGTYRELSDNGALQITGYATRSQTRSQISGLEEGNAEFRGYLGVNSKFQFNPEWSLTTSARFASDRTFLRRYDISRDDRLRNMIDLERIDDQSYLSIAGWATQTLRAGDPQSSEPIALPLIDYRRRLSDPLLGGRVELQANSLNIVRPEGQDTQRAFAGARWDMRRLTSGGQEVTFTALARGDVYHSNDNARTQTAIYAGNEGWEHRLIGLGAIDVKWPFVGEAFGGTQVFTPRLQLIASPQIKNLAIPNEDARAVDLEDSNLFALNRFPGYDRVEDGVRLTYGLDWQLTRPGLRIKTTVGQSYRLNDVRELLPDGTGLSDRVSDFVGRTEVRYNDFVSLTHRFRLDKDNLAVRRNEFDLTVGSRKTYLELGYLRLNRDIDNFEDLQDREELRAAGRVKFARFFSVFGSAIVNLTDREEDPSFTSDGFEPLRTRLGVAYNDDCLEMGLTWRRDYAELGDARRGNTFQIFFALNNLGVR
- a CDS encoding ATPase, which produces MGQIALPLAKGDAHPESIVVGSANQAAVEALAQPDGWPYRTAILTGPSRSGKSLLARWFAANGGDVIDDADHLAEDVLFHRWNRTQQDGVPLLLTTRDESWQVALPDLRSRLGAALHLSISVPDDEMVGALIEAHAAHRGLALGDGARAYLTPRAERGFSAIESLVAAIDRISLERKVPATMSVWRDALEAVQGPAQPKLL
- the epsC gene encoding serine O-acetyltransferase EpsC, which encodes MFSRLTTYLDSIQARDPAPRSRAEIMLYPGVWAMGLHRFAHWLFGGRLYFLARLVNHFSRFLTGIDIHPGAKIGRRLFIDHGFTVIGETAEIGNDVTIYQCVTLGGTNPTNGVPGKRHPTLNDGVIVGSGAQILGPITVGERARIGANAVVTDDVPEGATMVGMKARSTLVPVETWIREFIPYGTPCDDPCEPGNAKVVELEERLAQLSAEIEGLRMAQIPPPADTDGKRSGTKD
- the ndk gene encoding nucleoside-diphosphate kinase, producing MAATRTFSIIKPDVTRRNLTGKVTQMLEDAGLRVVASKRIQMSREQAEGFYAVHKERPFFGELVDFMISGPVVVQVLEGENAMQRNRDIMGATNPADAAPGTIRKEVAESIEANSVHGSDSDENAAIEIAYFFNDDEIVG
- a CDS encoding DNA polymerase III subunit chi, which gives rise to MKVDFWQLSRDPAEQVAVMIARKVRASGERLLVVAKDSDQLDRIGKLLWETAPGEFLANGRADAAGAQHQPILLAPDCTNINHASHVVFADGEWRSGAAEFDRSFLLFGEDRLEDARATWRSLDGAEGLERSFMRQDDGKWVKVA